From the Campylobacter sp. CNRCH_2014_0184h genome, one window contains:
- a CDS encoding SIR2 family NAD-dependent protein deacylase, with product MQIQTYVKEALDKAEVIIITAGAGMGVDSGLPDFRGKDGFWRAYPHLQKLDIDFERMANPTNFYTNAQLAWAFYGHRFKLYKDTKPHKGYEILLKLAKSKQDYYVVTTNVDGHFKKAGFDENKIYEFHGNINYLQCFNYACGDLIWQMQEELDIDMENFKALSLPKCPRCQGLARPNILMFNDGSFNDSRYFLQKQSYKNWLKPLEDKNILLIELGAGKAVPSMRMFGEDFCKKSKARTLLRINPNECDFPKFFRNGIGLKMKALEALEMIDSLI from the coding sequence ATGCAAATACAAACTTATGTAAAAGAAGCTTTAGACAAAGCAGAGGTAATCATCATCACAGCTGGAGCTGGCATGGGAGTAGATAGTGGTTTGCCTGATTTTAGAGGAAAAGATGGTTTTTGGAGGGCTTATCCGCATTTGCAAAAACTAGACATAGACTTTGAACGCATGGCTAATCCTACAAATTTTTATACAAACGCACAGCTTGCTTGGGCTTTTTATGGACATAGATTTAAATTATACAAAGATACTAAGCCACATAAAGGTTATGAGATACTTTTAAAACTTGCAAAAAGCAAACAAGATTATTATGTCGTTACGACTAATGTAGATGGACATTTTAAAAAGGCTGGTTTTGATGAGAATAAAATTTATGAATTTCATGGAAATATAAATTACTTGCAATGTTTTAATTATGCATGCGGTGATTTGATCTGGCAAATGCAGGAGGAATTAGATATAGATATGGAAAATTTTAAAGCCTTATCTTTGCCAAAATGTCCTAGGTGTCAAGGTTTGGCAAGACCAAATATCTTGATGTTTAATGATGGTAGTTTTAATGATAGCCGTTATTTCTTACAAAAGCAAAGTTATAAAAACTGGCTTAAACCCTTAGAGGATAAAAATATCTTGCTTATAGAGCTTGGAGCTGGTAAGGCTGTACCTAGTATGCGTATGTTTGGCGAGGATTTTTGTAAAAAAAGCAAAGCTAGAACACTTTTAAGGATCAATCCAAATGAGTGTGATTTTCCAAAGTTTTTTAGAAATGGCATAGGGCTTAAGATGAAAGCTTTGGAAGCTTTGGAAATGATAGATAGCTTGATATAA
- a CDS encoding DUF262 domain-containing protein codes for MSGENTKVKSCVVSLKELVCGKVDSKNDQKTDIFLKEGFSLNIPDYQRPYAWGIEQVKILLK; via the coding sequence ATGAGTGGTGAAAATACAAAAGTAAAATCTTGCGTTGTAAGTTTGAAAGAGTTGGTGTGTGGTAAAGTAGATAGTAAAAATGATCAAAAAACAGATATATTTTTAAAAGAAGGTTTTTCTTTAAACATACCTGATTATCAACGCCCTTATGCTTGGGGTATAGAGCAAGTTAAAATTCTCTTGAAGTAA
- a CDS encoding WG repeat-containing protein codes for MKEVRIVIDDEFDHVRDFQNDFAAVKKAGKYSFINKNGELICDFLYDEVLNFSQNLAGVMINDKWGFIDTKAKVVVDLVYDDVCSFSNDYALLRQGDENIIIDTQANIILKTEYDGIIRLSNRLFKIKKGDVFALIDQNGNFLSDFEFLSIKRLNEKLFLCKQKINGKVKCGVLNEFAKLVLEAKFDDISLINDEYLLVFDGFLYGLFDVNLNCIFDPMYKDVKFISKDMIKVRVGTKYTLVDKNKNELSKNSFDFMKIIDDELVLFLENSKFGFMDQNGMLICEAKFDEVGEFVGGLACVKIANKYGFIDKNAKIIIDVMYDELRFFSENLAAFCVEGKWGFINTKGKTIIEAKYDDVSNFSEGLAVVKKDGKYGYINKKGKIIIEAKYDEANSFSEGIVSVKKDNRYFLINQNDEILCEHEYEYMSCFSCGLALVLTSDGFIYVDKNANIVIKEHFDEAFDFKEGLAQVCIDNQWGFINTNGEFVLDLQFENVNDLGNGIYELSKNGHKFYLEYNGKITLNPFSQRQIACISKDIGWKILRLLELKE; via the coding sequence ATGAAAGAAGTTAGGATTGTTATCGATGATGAATTTGATCATGTAAGAGATTTTCAAAATGACTTTGCAGCGGTAAAAAAAGCTGGTAAGTATAGCTTTATAAATAAAAATGGAGAATTAATTTGTGATTTTTTATATGATGAGGTTTTAAATTTTAGTCAAAATTTAGCAGGTGTTATGATAAATGACAAATGGGGTTTTATAGATACTAAGGCTAAGGTGGTAGTGGATCTTGTATATGATGATGTTTGTAGTTTTTCAAATGATTATGCACTTTTGCGACAAGGAGATGAAAATATCATCATAGATACTCAAGCAAATATCATTTTAAAGACTGAATATGATGGCATTATAAGACTTAGTAATAGGCTTTTTAAGATCAAAAAAGGCGATGTGTTTGCATTGATCGACCAGAATGGAAATTTTTTAAGTGATTTTGAGTTTTTAAGTATAAAAAGACTAAATGAAAAATTATTTTTATGCAAGCAAAAGATCAATGGTAAGGTTAAATGCGGAGTTTTGAATGAATTTGCAAAGCTTGTTTTAGAGGCTAAATTTGATGATATTAGTTTGATAAATGATGAGTATTTGCTAGTGTTTGATGGGTTTTTGTATGGTTTGTTTGATGTAAATTTAAATTGTATTTTTGATCCTATGTATAAGGATGTGAAATTTATATCCAAAGATATGATCAAAGTCAGGGTAGGGACTAAATATACTTTAGTAGATAAAAACAAAAATGAGCTTAGTAAGAATAGTTTTGATTTTATGAAGATTATTGATGATGAGCTTGTTTTGTTTTTAGAAAATTCTAAATTTGGTTTCATGGATCAAAATGGGATGTTAATTTGTGAAGCTAAATTTGATGAAGTTGGAGAATTTGTTGGTGGATTAGCTTGTGTAAAGATAGCTAACAAATACGGCTTTATAGATAAAAATGCCAAAATCATTATCGATGTGATGTATGATGAGCTTAGGTTTTTTAGTGAGAATTTAGCAGCCTTTTGTGTAGAAGGAAAATGGGGTTTTATCAATACAAAAGGAAAAACCATCATAGAAGCAAAATACGATGATGTAAGTAACTTTAGCGAAGGTTTAGCTGTAGTAAAAAAAGATGGTAAATACGGCTATATTAATAAAAAAGGAAAAATCATCATAGAAGCAAAATACGATGAGGCAAATAGCTTTAGCGAAGGCATAGTAAGTGTAAAAAAAGACAATAGATATTTTTTGATCAATCAAAATGATGAGATACTTTGTGAGCATGAGTATGAGTATATGTCTTGTTTTAGCTGTGGTTTGGCATTAGTTTTAACAAGTGATGGTTTTATTTATGTGGATAAAAATGCAAATATTGTTATAAAAGAGCATTTTGATGAGGCGTTTGATTTTAAAGAAGGTTTAGCACAAGTTTGTATAGATAATCAATGGGGTTTTATTAACACAAATGGAGAATTTGTGCTTGATTTGCAGTTTGAAAATGTAAATGATTTGGGCAATGGAATTTATGAGCTTAGTAAAAACGGACATAAATTTTACTTAGAATACAACGGAAAAATAACCCTTAATCCTTTCTCTCAAAGACAAATTGCATGTATAAGTAAGGATATAGGCTGGAAAATTTTAAGGTTACTAGAGTTGAAAGAGTAA
- a CDS encoding PD-(D/E)XK nuclease family protein, producing the protein MEDLKDFLDKFASFKKERMQERKRLGKNDYNPLLNVLPAHDEVNLHSGILKSLLDPSENHEQGKLFLDLFLNEIGLKEWFGESDDVKVLKEYKNIDIYIHNGTKHIILENKIGAGDQNKQIARYIDTLNNGKKKDIAVIFLTPYGDRGPSKKSLDEWEIENTKNGLFLKKGDDKVLYRQISYEVEILTWLKKSQEKVKNLCSLSQAIEFYKDAINNVIGNGSDIISFLKEKSKNFDSKLLELLFQDLISKESKLLPKISMYERDYIINKFLEETCKDFNDFSIDNGSSYIQFILKPENLSNNDVYFAFAWFDTTNSKNWKNFGIRLIGDISQGDREKIQEKIPKFNGYTLSNYIVFDEKSTAETIRDFIKKNKEKIKELNEKLNGVKNNENT; encoded by the coding sequence ATGGAAGATTTAAAAGATTTTCTTGATAAATTTGCTTCTTTTAAAAAAGAGCGTATGCAAGAAAGAAAAAGATTGGGCAAAAATGACTACAATCCTTTATTGAATGTTTTGCCTGCTCATGATGAGGTGAATTTGCATAGTGGAATTTTAAAATCTTTACTTGATCCTAGTGAGAATCATGAACAAGGAAAGTTATTTTTAGATTTATTTTTAAATGAGATAGGATTAAAAGAATGGTTTGGAGAAAGTGATGATGTAAAAGTCTTAAAAGAATATAAAAATATAGATATTTATATACATAATGGCACCAAACACATTATACTAGAAAATAAAATTGGTGCAGGAGATCAAAATAAGCAAATTGCTAGGTATATAGATACATTAAATAATGGAAAAAAGAAAGATATCGCGGTGATTTTTCTTACTCCATATGGCGATAGAGGTCCTAGTAAGAAAAGTTTAGATGAATGGGAGATAGAAAACACTAAAAACGGATTATTCTTAAAAAAAGGCGACGATAAAGTGCTATATAGACAAATTTCTTATGAAGTAGAAATTTTAACTTGGTTAAAAAAATCTCAAGAAAAGGTTAAAAATTTATGCAGTTTAAGTCAAGCTATAGAATTTTACAAAGATGCTATAAATAATGTCATAGGTAATGGTAGTGATATAATAAGCTTTTTAAAAGAAAAAAGTAAAAATTTTGACTCTAAATTACTTGAATTATTATTTCAAGATTTAATTAGTAAAGAATCAAAATTATTGCCAAAAATATCAATGTATGAAAGAGATTATATTATCAATAAGTTTTTAGAAGAAACTTGCAAAGATTTTAATGATTTTAGCATTGATAATGGCTCAAGCTATATTCAATTTATACTCAAACCAGAGAATTTAAGTAATAATGATGTGTATTTTGCTTTTGCTTGGTTTGATACCACAAATTCTAAAAATTGGAAAAATTTTGGAATCAGACTTATAGGTGATATATCACAAGGAGATAGAGAAAAAATTCAAGAGAAAATACCTAAATTTAACGGATACACTTTATCTAATTATATAGTTTTTGATGAAAAATCTACAGCAGAAACAATACGAGATTTTATTAAAAAAAATAAAGAAAAAATCAAAGAATTAAATGAAAAATTAAACGGAGTAAAAAACAATGAAAACACGTGA
- a CDS encoding DUF2779 domain-containing protein, translated as MLAYNASFEKGVIRNLALAFPKFCEHLLNIEKNVKDLMIPFLIKIIIKCKEVL; from the coding sequence GTGCTTGCTTATAATGCAAGCTTTGAAAAAGGTGTTATAAGAAATTTAGCACTTGCTTTTCCTAAATTTTGCGAGCATTTGTTAAATATAGAAAAAAATGTCAAAGATCTTATGATACCTTTTTTAATAAAAATCATTATAAAATGCAAGGAAGTTTTATAA